GCAAAGGCTATTCCCGCCGTGAGGCAATCACCACTGCCAACAGTACTTTTAACATCTTCTACTTTTACATTGGCGTGAACATACTGATCATGTAAATAAAGAAATAAACCTTCTTTCCCTTTGGTAATGGCGAGCATCGGAACATTCTTTTTTAAGTATTTCCTAATCTCCAAGTGATTCTCAACGCCAAAGTTACTGACCGCTTCTTGCTCATTAATATGTAAGCCGTAAAATTTAACTTTTAAGGCGTTCTCCAATTGCACCCCTGAGCAATCTAAAATGGCCTTTTTATTTTCTTTATTACAAATTTTTAGCAATTGTGCATATGCATCATCCGGGGCTCCAGAGGGCCATGAGCCGGAGAGACAAACCAAAGTACAATGGCTTAATGCTTTCCGAAACTGCACTTGAAATAAATCCCAATCTTTGTTGGACATTTTGGGACCAGGTTCCAACAATTCCGTATTGTTCAAATCATTATCCAATTCAGAACGAAAGGTGTAGCATTTTCGGGTGCTGCCTCTAAGTTGTGGCCCTCCGATTTCTATTCCTCTAAGAGGATACGTCTTCTTAATCCAATGTCCATTTGGACCAGCCCAATTCCCCAATAGAGAAACTGGAACGCCCAACTCTTTTAAAGCCATTGCTACATGGATGCCTTTTCCGCCAGGAAATTCCTCAAGCTCAATGATTCGATTTACCTGACCTATCTTAAAAGAATCCAGCCATGCATATGTATCTATTGAGGGATTAGGGCATACCGTAAGAACCATTTTTTGTAGAATGAATTATGTTAATTAACATATTTAAAAATAAATATACAAATAATATGAAAGTTTATTGGTTAAATAAATATTTCACAACCTTTTTATTTTATTGTTTCGCCGTTTTGCTCTTATCTATTGACCGATTCCAACAAAGGATAATAGGGATGTTACCTGGAGGCTCTTTAGAATGGTGGGTTGGAATTTTAAATGCTAGGTATAAAATTAAAGAGCGTCCAATTTTTTAGAATATCATTCTGCTTTGGCCTCCTTTATACTTCTCGTTATGTTTTCTGATTAGAAAATCCCTGGAACAAAAACTAAAATTTAAAAATTCGATGGAGAGACAGGCCTTAATCAAATATATTAGGAGTACGAATGGGAAAAAGCCGTTGTGATAGAAAAATGCTATACATATTTTCCCTCAAATTGCATGCTCAGCAGAATTCATACAAAAGTCTCTATGACATGAAACTAGGATTTTTTTGCTTTTGATAAGAATACAATTCGGTGGCCCGTGTACCTTGAAGGAATTCCGAATATTCTTTAGGTAAAAGGATTTTCACCTATCTTGAATCCTACAAACATCAACTGAACCGGAATTTTTTAAGTCCATGATTCCAAGATAGCTTTTCAACAAGGGAGATTTATGGCCAATGGAATAAGTCCTAACACCATTTTCATCTTATTCAACAAGTTATAAGGTTTATGTTAAGTATTTAGTATTGTAAAATTACAGCGGATTAATAAGCAATTCATTCCATAATTTTAAAGAGAATTTACCATCAGGACTACAAAAGTCAAAATCAGAATTTAGTATTTTTACAATGAAGGTCAAATCAATACAATTGCAATCAAATAGACCGTCAACAATTCGGTCAAAAGATTTCTAAAGCAAGGTTAAAACCCATAAAATAGGGTGATTGAGGAAGTAGGTTTAAATACTGTCGAGGTCACTTAAGAATGAAAAGCTCGCCTATGGCGGGCTTTTTTATTTGAATATGCCTAGAACGTGTTCAATAAGTGAAGTGAGAATAAAAAAGATACTCAATAGAAGATTTGGAACTTTTCAATTAGACTATGGAGCTTTTTGAGAAAGCGCTAGGCGAATCCTACTGAGGTCACTTGGCGGAAAACCCTTTCCAAATTCGATTATATTAAATTAAAAAATAAATCCCCAAGATATGCCGCTTGGGGGTTTATTTTTATATAGTTTAATGCTATCTAGTATTTGAAATTCTTCAAGAGAAGAATGCCTTCATGATTGACATGATATAAGCAGCATCAAATAACCTATTGCTTAATAAACTGTGCGTCAATGACCATTTTTACTTGATCTGATACTACCACATTTCCTGCTTCCGTTACAGCACTCCAGGTTAGGTTAAAATCCTTTCTGTTGATACTTCCCCTAATTTCAAAACCAGCTTTGGTCTGACCATAAGGATCTACGGCAATACCATTAAAATCAACATCCAGTTCAACTTCCTTTGTTACATCACGTATGGTCAAATCACCGATGATCTTATCCTTGTTGAACGACTTGGAGGTAAAAGTCATTTTAGGAAATTCTTCTGCTTTAAAGAAATCATCGGACATAAGGTGACCATCCCTGTCCTTGTTTTTAGTATTGATTGAATCGATACTGATTTCTACTGATAACGAAGCGTTTTCAAATTCGTCATTCTCTGCATCGATAGTGGCATCAAATTTTTCAAAATGTCCGGTAACCGTTGAAATCATCATATGCTTTACTTTAAAGCTTACTTCAGAATGCGTTGGATCAATGACCCATTTATTTGCTTTTTCCATGATAATGTTTTAAAAATTAATACGTTTTTACTTTTTTATGTCTATACAACATTTGTCTATACAAATGTATAACACAATTTTAAATGACTGACCGAAATTCAACATAAGCTTTTGTTAAAATCCATAGGGTGCACCGTTCAGGGAACATCGGCCGTGTACACTGGAAGGTATGGAACCCTAGCCGGACGAACACGAATCCTTTTTTTTAGCAGTTCCATTTTGATTCTGGGTGCCCTATAACTCTCAAAGCTATTTTTGAAAATATCACGGTTAGCCAATGATATGGCTTCGTTCTTGCACCCCTCTTGAATGGCCCCCGGACCAACCAATTATTATACCCGCTTTTACTTACATTAAACGTTTTGCAAATCCTCCCAACTGGAAATTTGAATTTATATTTTTCCTGTCGCCCTTGGAGAAGATGGCTATTGCTTTTTTAGGATATCGCGTTCAATCTCGGTAACAAAATGTTTTTTAATTTTTTAAAATTAAGATAGCATTCCCAATAACTAGAACTTTATTGGAATCACGATTAATCTAGAATTAGTTATGCCCTGCCCGTTTTTCGATGCCTCGAAAAACAACAAAGGATTTATCCATTATAAACCCCTTAAAATGTGAAGGCCGTCGGTTCGGTTTTTGGGAAGCGGACAAAATCCTCATTTTAGCTCGGGAATGAAGCTCTCCGGATACACTCAGGGCAGACTTGCCTTCCCAGCTCCTTTAGATAATGGGACGGGTAGGATTAGTGAAATGGAAGGCTAAAACGGGATTAGGGCCAATTTACCCGTCACAGGGATTATTCTTTCGTACGGGCAGCGTATCAGTAATAAAGAAAATAGGAAGAGCCGCCAAATACATTCCTAAAACCCCATTCCGGCCTCCAGTGCCTGTTCGTATTTCGATTGGTCAAAACGATATAGATTGGGAGATTTGTTTGCCGATCCGGTTCTTTTTTCGGCAAGTTTGACCAGAAAATCCTGCTTGGTTATTTGTTTATAAAAGTTTCGCCTGTCAAACGTCTTATCTAAAACAGACTCGTACAATTTTTGAATTTCAGCCAAGGTAAATTTGTCGGGCAAAAGATTGCCAATCGGTTGATATTTTACTTCCCTTCGTAATGTTCTTATGGCCAGGTTTATCATTTCATTATGATCGAACAACAAAAATGGAATTTCGTTCAATTCCATCCAACGACACTCTTCCGTATATTCATCCGGGATTGCCTTAACTTTGTTAATATCCAACAGGGCATAATATCCAACGGACAACACTCTATTCTTTATCGAAATCTTGGACAAATCCTCCCCTATGGATTTTTCAATTAGTTTTGTCGTTTCCAATTCATCGTAGTGTACACATCGGTTGATTTCTCCAAATACATTAAATTGTTGTAGAAAGACTTCTTTAAGACCTACTCTCTCCTGCAGTATTCTTTCGGCCGCAGCATTCAATGCTTCCATTTTCCTGATTCTTCCACCGGGCAAGCTCCAATAATCAATATTCTTCCATTTAGATAAAAGTACCTTAAGCGTTGAGCCATCGAAGCCAAAAATCACGCAATCAACGGAAACTTCTTTCAGGCAATTTTCCAAATACGCTACGATCATAAATCCAAAAATATTTGTGCGTAACTTGTACGCATTAAAAAAAACAGTATGTTTGTGTCCAAAATACACACAAAGCTATGTATTCTATTACATATTAAATCATGTTCAATGAAAAAATCATTATTATCCTTACTGATTTGCTTTTCTTCTGCACTAATGTACGGTCAAATCCAACCCGAGGAGAATCGATTTAAAAAAGTGGTTCTGGTCGAAAACCTGAACGAGCCCATGGAAATGGCGGTTCTTCCCACTGAGGATGTCCTTTTTATTGAAAGACATGGTTCCGTTAAACTTTATGAGAACCTTACCCAAAAGACAACCGAAATTGCAAATATTGAGGTAAGTACAAAATATACGGATCCCGAGAATGGTACTCAATCGGAAGCCGAGGATGGGCTTTTAGGACTTTCAATAGATCCAGATTTTGAAGAAAATGGATGGGTGTACCTATACTTTTCCCTAGACGGAAATGACCCCAAAAATATTCTGGCCCGCTATAAACTTACCGATAAACGACTGGATTTAAAAAGCGGAAAAGTACTTCTAGAGATACCCACCCAACGTACCAATTGTTGTCATACCGGTGGCTCAATAGATTGGGACGCCAATAAAAACCTCTATCTTTCTACAGGTGACAATACCAGCCCCAGGGAATCTGATGGTTATTCCCCTATTGATGAACGTATAGGACGTTCTGCCTTTGACGCACAAAGAACTGCTGCCAATACGAATGACCTAAGAGGTAAAATTCTTCGAATCCATCCAGAAGCCGATGGTAGTTATACCATCCCTGAAGGAAATCTTTTCCAAAAAGGAACACCAAAAACAAGACCGGAAATATACACTATGGGACACCGAAACCCTTTTCGTATTTCGGTCGACAAAAAAAATGGTTTTTTGTATTGGGGAGATGTAGGTCCGGATGCCGGTAAGGATTCTATCGGTAGGGGGCCGGCGGCAGAAGATGAGTTCGGGCAGGCCCGAAAAGCAGGCAACTTTGGCTGGCCATATTTTGTTGGAAACAATAAACCCTTTTGGGATTTTGATTTTGAAACAAATATCTCCGGAGAAAAGTTTGACCCCGAGAAACCCACAAACAATTCTCCCAATAATACCGGTCTGACAGAACTTCCTCCTGCTGAAAAGGCCTTTATCTGGTATCCAACTACGCAATCCAAGCGATTTCCGGCCCTTGGGACCGGAGGTAAGAGCGCCATGGCCGGGCCTGTATATTATAAGGATGAATTTCCAAATGCCGAACGACCTTTTCCTGACTATTATAACAACAGACTTTTTATTTATGAATGGATGCGCGATTGGATCATTACGGTCAAAATGAACTCA
This window of the Maribacter cobaltidurans genome carries:
- a CDS encoding 1-phosphofructokinase family hexose kinase, encoding MVLTVCPNPSIDTYAWLDSFKIGQVNRIIELEEFPGGKGIHVAMALKELGVPVSLLGNWAGPNGHWIKKTYPLRGIEIGGPQLRGSTRKCYTFRSELDNDLNNTELLEPGPKMSNKDWDLFQVQFRKALSHCTLVCLSGSWPSGAPDDAYAQLLKICNKENKKAILDCSGVQLENALKVKFYGLHINEQEAVSNFGVENHLEIRKYLKKNVPMLAITKGKEGLFLYLHDQYVHANVKVEDVKSTVGSGDCLTAGIAFATFNNMPINQVATYGVACGAANCMNEDLGMLRIKDVQSLLPLVEINKN
- a CDS encoding YceI family protein, producing the protein MEKANKWVIDPTHSEVSFKVKHMMISTVTGHFEKFDATIDAENDEFENASLSVEISIDSINTKNKDRDGHLMSDDFFKAEEFPKMTFTSKSFNKDKIIGDLTIRDVTKEVELDVDFNGIAVDPYGQTKAGFEIRGSINRKDFNLTWSAVTEAGNVVVSDQVKMVIDAQFIKQ
- a CDS encoding NUDIX hydrolase — translated: MIVAYLENCLKEVSVDCVIFGFDGSTLKVLLSKWKNIDYWSLPGGRIRKMEALNAAAERILQERVGLKEVFLQQFNVFGEINRCVHYDELETTKLIEKSIGEDLSKISIKNRVLSVGYYALLDINKVKAIPDEYTEECRWMELNEIPFLLFDHNEMINLAIRTLRREVKYQPIGNLLPDKFTLAEIQKLYESVLDKTFDRRNFYKQITKQDFLVKLAEKRTGSANKSPNLYRFDQSKYEQALEAGMGF